Proteins encoded within one genomic window of Cytophagales bacterium:
- a CDS encoding zinc-binding alcohol dehydrogenase: MKSVELWHDLQKSWLEPSELSSPSEDQLLIRSMYSLISAGTERVLTNQMLDPELAHKMAVLYQKGTLSQRFTYGYSLVGEVISEGNLNGKYVHVMHPHQDVVLVKRDDVRVLPEGMDPKLATLISNMETAVNAVWDAQIELGDRVLIQGYGTIGALVASTLQKHPGLNLHVHEIDPLKSDLIAAHGLGFYDGEEKEFDVVFNTTSSEQALKDAFRLTRLEGTVIELSWYGNRQVNLSLGENFHYGRKRLICSQVSHIPYRKQPIWNYKNRKDLVIRLLQEINPIYLLGNEINFQDTPEFYDKLRAGEIKELSTIINYR; this comes from the coding sequence ATGAAGTCTGTCGAATTGTGGCATGATCTTCAAAAAAGCTGGCTGGAACCGAGTGAACTGTCTTCACCATCGGAAGATCAGCTCTTGATTCGATCGATGTATTCCTTGATCAGTGCAGGTACCGAAAGGGTTCTTACCAACCAAATGCTCGATCCTGAACTTGCCCATAAGATGGCGGTGTTATATCAAAAAGGGACGTTGAGTCAGCGTTTCACGTACGGATATTCCTTGGTAGGTGAGGTGATCAGTGAAGGAAACCTCAATGGGAAATATGTACATGTGATGCACCCTCACCAGGATGTCGTCCTTGTCAAGCGTGACGATGTGCGTGTCCTTCCAGAAGGAATGGATCCTAAACTGGCTACCTTGATCAGTAACATGGAAACAGCTGTCAATGCAGTTTGGGATGCACAAATCGAGTTGGGAGATCGTGTATTGATCCAGGGCTACGGCACCATTGGGGCGCTTGTAGCTAGTACATTACAGAAACATCCTGGCCTGAATTTGCATGTACATGAGATAGATCCGCTAAAATCAGATTTGATTGCTGCACATGGATTGGGCTTTTACGATGGAGAAGAAAAGGAATTTGATGTGGTTTTTAACACAACCTCTTCCGAGCAAGCGTTGAAGGATGCATTTCGATTGACACGTTTAGAAGGTACAGTTATAGAGTTGAGTTGGTATGGGAACCGCCAGGTGAACCTGTCATTAGGTGAGAATTTTCATTATGGCAGGAAGCGCCTTATCTGTTCACAGGTAAGCCACATTCCCTACAGAAAGCAGCCAATATGGAATTACAAAAACCGGAAAGATCTGGTCATTCGCTTATTGCAGGAAATCAACCCAATCTACTTGCTGGGAAACGAAATCAATTTTCAGGACACCCCTGAATTTTACGATAAACTCCGTGCTGGAGAAATAAAGGAATTAAGTACTATCATTAACTATCGCTGA
- a CDS encoding TIM barrel protein, with translation MSSRRIFVKQAVASAATLSVMPFSNPLFGQSNAVRISLAQWSLNRAIRAGEINAIDFAAITRNTYQLDAVEFVGSFYRKQKNDQSFWSDMLVRSKSEGVQNLLIMIDEEGDLGNPDENARKAAVENHYGWVDAAKRSGCHSIRVNAFGTGERSVVKSALIDGMGRLCEYAAKAGINILIENHGLYSSEANLMVEVIKAVDSPYMGTLPDFGNWCTSEKWGGTRDDSCKQVYDLVGGVKEFMPYAKGVSAKTYDFDEAGDQPRLDYVRLLKTVKDAGYQGYIGIEYEGENLSEPEGIRATKQLIEKVWAELD, from the coding sequence ATGTCATCTCGAAGAATTTTTGTCAAACAAGCAGTAGCGTCTGCAGCTACCTTATCAGTCATGCCTTTTTCCAACCCTCTTTTCGGACAATCCAATGCGGTCCGGATTTCATTGGCACAGTGGTCTTTGAATCGTGCGATCAGGGCAGGTGAGATCAACGCAATTGATTTTGCTGCCATTACTCGTAATACTTATCAACTGGATGCCGTGGAGTTTGTGGGAAGCTTTTATCGCAAACAAAAAAATGATCAGTCATTCTGGAGCGATATGTTGGTGCGCTCCAAATCCGAAGGAGTGCAAAACCTGTTGATCATGATTGATGAGGAAGGTGATCTGGGAAATCCTGACGAGAATGCCAGAAAAGCGGCGGTAGAAAATCATTATGGTTGGGTAGATGCTGCCAAACGATCAGGCTGTCATTCTATTCGAGTCAATGCGTTTGGAACTGGTGAAAGGTCCGTAGTGAAATCCGCATTGATCGATGGCATGGGGCGCTTATGTGAATACGCAGCTAAGGCCGGCATCAATATCCTCATTGAAAATCACGGACTTTATAGCTCCGAAGCCAATTTGATGGTGGAAGTGATCAAAGCAGTTGATTCACCCTACATGGGAACATTACCCGATTTTGGCAATTGGTGTACAAGTGAGAAGTGGGGTGGTACCCGTGATGATAGTTGTAAGCAAGTTTATGACCTGGTAGGAGGTGTCAAAGAATTTATGCCCTACGCGAAAGGCGTGAGTGCCAAGACCTATGACTTTGATGAGGCAGGTGATCAACCCCGCCTGGATTATGTGCGTTTATTGAAGACCGTAAAAGATGCAGGTTATCAGGGTTACATCGGGATCGAATACGAAGGGGAAAACTTGTCCGAACCGGAGGGTATCCGGGCTACTAAGCAACTGATTGAGAAGGTGTGGGCTGAATTGGATTAG
- a CDS encoding sulfotransferase, whose translation MNYAIIVYQNALKKAFSSKVNNKYLFVLEATHGGTTELTELLSTSEHVSSNNYLHTREGQLLPTVIDHMFTHGQQWEEDLEIDWHFVKQEWRKYWDVRKCVLLEKSPTNLLRARAIEAVFEPAYFLVFVRDPYAHCETFIRKNDFTPRQTAEFVIRMLKVQQRNLKELDRALLLHYETLVQDPETFKKRLTAFLGELSDIETGGIFYAHNHYQQPLGLKNFNQEKIDRLSASAISEINEVFGVNEDLLQYFGYRLQS comes from the coding sequence ATGAACTATGCCATCATTGTTTATCAGAATGCGTTGAAAAAAGCCTTTTCATCTAAAGTAAACAACAAGTACCTTTTCGTTCTCGAAGCTACGCATGGAGGAACGACGGAGCTTACAGAGTTGCTTTCCACGTCTGAACATGTTTCGTCAAATAATTATTTACATACGCGCGAAGGGCAATTGCTGCCTACAGTAATCGATCACATGTTTACTCATGGGCAGCAGTGGGAAGAAGACCTTGAGATTGACTGGCATTTTGTGAAGCAGGAATGGCGGAAGTATTGGGATGTCCGAAAGTGTGTATTACTGGAAAAAAGCCCTACAAACTTATTGAGAGCGCGAGCCATTGAAGCTGTTTTCGAACCTGCCTATTTTCTCGTTTTTGTCAGAGATCCATACGCTCACTGTGAAACATTCATTAGGAAAAATGACTTCACACCCAGGCAAACGGCAGAATTTGTGATTCGTATGTTGAAAGTGCAACAGAGAAATCTAAAAGAATTGGATCGAGCTTTGTTGCTTCATTACGAAACACTGGTCCAGGATCCTGAGACATTTAAAAAGCGACTAACTGCATTTCTTGGAGAGCTGAGTGATATCGAAACGGGCGGGATTTTTTATGCCCATAATCATTACCAACAGCCACTGGGACTAAAAAACTTCAATCAGGAAAAAATTGATCGGCTGAGTGCTTCAGCTATTTCGGAAATCAATGAAGTGTTTGGGGTAAATGAGGACTTGTTGCAGTACTTTGGTTACCGCTTACAATCGTGA
- a CDS encoding RibD family protein, which produces MKIWDALLSIKEQFTNAAQFPATISIYLRQDVEVSFEYNEGADLYLEFDVEKITQNHPFAGGFQQLRIRDEMGLSPEEQHCLTLYFPYTTLPFFGSKQGKCFSISHFAQTLDGRIASCTGDSKWIGNEENLIHAHRMRALCDGILVGANTVVTDNPRLNVRKVNGADPIKVIIGDAPEFSEEQYHAIGPETLIYKNQAVLNGSSSSEEINLQDVLIELSKTGIYSVYIEGGSFTTSSFIQQRQLDQVQLHFAPKVLGAGVSSFSFDGVNQVEDAITFSESKFVPMGDEIMFVGNLTYES; this is translated from the coding sequence ATGAAGATTTGGGATGCCCTTTTGTCGATCAAGGAACAATTCACGAATGCTGCTCAGTTTCCTGCTACGATCTCTATTTACTTACGACAAGATGTTGAAGTCTCCTTCGAATACAACGAAGGAGCCGATCTCTATTTGGAATTTGATGTTGAAAAGATAACCCAAAACCATCCTTTTGCAGGGGGATTTCAACAGCTGCGTATCAGAGATGAAATGGGTTTATCTCCAGAAGAACAGCATTGTCTGACACTCTATTTTCCATATACGACTTTACCCTTCTTTGGCTCAAAACAGGGAAAGTGTTTTTCTATCTCTCACTTTGCGCAGACACTGGATGGAAGGATTGCCTCATGCACCGGTGATAGCAAGTGGATTGGGAATGAAGAAAACCTAATCCATGCACATCGCATGCGTGCCTTGTGCGATGGTATTTTGGTTGGCGCCAATACAGTAGTCACTGACAACCCTCGGCTGAATGTTAGAAAAGTGAATGGCGCTGACCCCATTAAAGTGATCATTGGTGATGCCCCTGAATTCAGCGAAGAACAATATCATGCGATAGGACCAGAAACCTTGATTTACAAGAATCAAGCTGTTTTGAATGGCAGTTCATCTTCCGAAGAAATAAACCTGCAGGACGTATTGATTGAACTGAGCAAAACAGGTATTTATTCTGTTTACATTGAAGGTGGAAGTTTCACTACTTCGTCCTTTATTCAACAGCGACAGTTGGATCAGGTTCAGTTGCACTTTGCGCCGAAAGTATTAGGTGCTGGGGTGAGTTCCTTCAGTTTTGATGGAGTCAATCAGGTGGAGGATGCGATCACGTTCAGTGAAAGTAAGTTTGTGCCCATGGGTGATGAAATCATGTTTGTTGGAAACCTTACCTACGAATCATGA
- a CDS encoding 6-carboxytetrahydropterin synthase: MFTVTVKDHIMIAHSLPDPFFGPAQNKHGATYVIEATFMSKDLNHANVVIDIGEATNITKEVLGKLNYQDLDEMPELKGILTTTEFLAAYIHGKIKAQIEPHLRLKIELLESHVASASYEA; encoded by the coding sequence ATGTTTACAGTAACCGTAAAAGACCATATCATGATCGCTCATTCTTTGCCTGATCCATTTTTTGGACCAGCGCAAAACAAACATGGAGCCACCTATGTGATAGAGGCCACTTTTATGAGCAAAGATCTCAATCATGCCAATGTGGTAATTGATATCGGAGAAGCCACAAACATTACCAAAGAGGTGTTGGGTAAACTCAACTATCAGGACCTGGATGAGATGCCAGAGTTAAAAGGAATATTGACCACTACTGAATTCCTGGCGGCCTACATTCATGGAAAGATCAAAGCACAGATTGAGCCACATTTGCGCTTGAAAATCGAATTGTTGGAGTCCCACGTGGCTTCTGCGAGCTATGAAGCTTAA
- a CDS encoding sulfotransferase, with translation MTIDRFWKRMRPHFIIIGGVKCASTSMFRYLIDHPNILPGAYKEPMFFNHLGLIRATLTFPRYLRNFPMKENRQSVTLNWAKLSPEGKVIDTVIEQDVKDGIQHVTGEASATYNHAADPKVVKALLPKVKIIFLVRNPTERFISHYNMFQRFHREGRPGYDIGELSAFVEQEIDNYHSNEPIRLLHQGLYHELATKWTRHFGEGQFLIIHKDQLDAPENAHKLLQEVTSFLGLPAHDYANILTQKYNVAPQKETNDRSKDLLDEFYAPANKLFTRDFGISLA, from the coding sequence ATGACGATCGATCGATTTTGGAAAAGAATGCGCCCCCACTTCATCATTATTGGTGGGGTGAAATGTGCCTCTACTTCGATGTTCCGATACCTCATCGATCATCCAAACATCCTACCAGGAGCCTATAAAGAGCCCATGTTTTTCAATCACCTGGGATTAATTAGAGCAACACTGACTTTTCCGCGATACCTGAGGAATTTCCCGATGAAGGAAAACAGGCAATCAGTCACCTTGAACTGGGCCAAGTTATCACCGGAAGGAAAGGTCATTGATACGGTGATCGAGCAGGACGTCAAGGATGGTATCCAGCATGTTACCGGCGAAGCTTCTGCCACCTATAATCATGCAGCTGACCCGAAGGTAGTGAAGGCACTCTTACCCAAAGTGAAGATCATTTTCCTGGTTCGAAACCCCACCGAAAGATTCATCTCTCACTACAACATGTTCCAGCGGTTCCACCGTGAAGGGCGACCAGGATATGATATCGGTGAGTTATCCGCATTTGTGGAGCAAGAAATTGACAACTATCACTCTAATGAACCCATCCGATTATTGCATCAAGGCCTTTACCATGAACTGGCCACCAAATGGACACGACATTTCGGAGAGGGGCAGTTTCTCATCATACACAAGGACCAATTGGATGCACCTGAGAATGCCCATAAATTGCTACAAGAAGTCACTTCATTTCTAGGCTTACCTGCGCATGATTATGCCAATATTCTCACTCAGAAATACAACGTAGCGCCCCAAAAAGAAACCAATGATCGATCCAAAGACTTGTTGGATGAATTTTATGCGCCTGCTAATAAGCTGTTTACGAGGGATTTTGGAATTTCACTTGCTTAG
- the ribA gene encoding GTP cyclohydrolase II, translating into MRPSVSTELPTEYGTFSVRAYPYEVEAMPNLALVTPNLDVSQPVYVRVHSECMTGDVFGSSKCDCGEQLDFAMKWVQKHGGIIVYLRQEGRGIGLVNKLKAYNLQADGFDTREANLALGFHEDARDYTAAIEILEDMEVSQIKLLTNNPEKVDAFDGTSIAVVDRVPVEIQPKKENLGYLRTKKHDMGHMLSSDEL; encoded by the coding sequence ATGAGACCTAGTGTTTCCACTGAATTGCCAACGGAATATGGTACATTTTCAGTGAGAGCGTATCCTTATGAGGTAGAGGCCATGCCCAATTTGGCGCTTGTAACACCCAATCTGGATGTAAGTCAACCTGTTTATGTTCGGGTCCACTCCGAATGCATGACCGGGGATGTATTTGGTTCATCGAAATGTGATTGTGGTGAACAATTGGATTTTGCTATGAAGTGGGTCCAAAAACATGGAGGGATCATTGTTTATTTAAGACAGGAAGGAAGAGGCATTGGACTGGTCAATAAATTGAAAGCATACAACCTGCAGGCCGATGGTTTTGATACGCGAGAAGCAAATCTGGCATTAGGATTCCATGAAGATGCCAGAGATTACACCGCTGCCATTGAGATCCTGGAAGATATGGAGGTCAGTCAAATCAAGTTATTGACCAATAATCCTGAGAAAGTCGATGCTTTTGATGGTACTTCCATAGCGGTTGTAGATCGGGTGCCTGTGGAAATTCAACCGAAAAAAGAGAACTTAGGGTATTTAAGAACCAAAAAGCACGACATGGGCCACATGCTGAGCTCCGATGAATTGTAG
- a CDS encoding glycosyltransferase, translating to MKLIATLTTMPSRIAYLEPVLLSILNQSMPPDEIHLQLPKHCLKEGCGYDLPDFIGKFSQVKVFEHDQDFGPATKWLPALAYLAGEEVMLLVMDDDCHYSTEMVANLYEFFQKDPHQVYCSTGGVLQGQKIRRFMVHEELQNNALTVIRNNKSPLAVDTVQGFSLILFNPNLVPKELIESLQNSALTQLADDIVLSAIFEKARINRIQIAPYQVPRPLDQAEINPIHGEGRLTFMSMNAFQWAQRALSVWETHEFDAEPKEPFIQSLKQRLAVFKKVIRRVKTW from the coding sequence ATGAAATTGATTGCCACATTGACCACCATGCCATCACGGATTGCATATTTGGAACCCGTATTACTTTCCATTTTGAATCAGTCCATGCCACCGGATGAAATCCATTTGCAATTGCCCAAACACTGTTTGAAGGAAGGTTGCGGCTATGATTTGCCTGATTTTATCGGTAAGTTTTCGCAAGTCAAGGTGTTTGAGCATGATCAGGATTTTGGCCCTGCAACAAAATGGCTGCCGGCATTGGCTTATTTAGCAGGTGAGGAGGTCATGCTCTTGGTCATGGATGATGATTGTCATTATTCTACTGAAATGGTGGCCAATCTTTATGAATTTTTCCAGAAAGACCCGCATCAGGTTTACTGTTCTACAGGAGGCGTACTTCAGGGGCAAAAAATCCGTCGATTCATGGTTCATGAGGAACTCCAAAACAATGCATTGACCGTAATCAGGAATAACAAGTCCCCTTTAGCGGTAGATACGGTTCAGGGGTTTAGTTTGATCCTTTTCAACCCCAACCTGGTTCCTAAAGAACTCATTGAATCGCTTCAAAATTCAGCACTAACCCAGTTGGCCGATGACATTGTGCTATCGGCGATTTTTGAAAAAGCAAGAATCAATCGGATTCAAATTGCCCCCTATCAGGTGCCCCGCCCACTGGATCAAGCAGAGATCAACCCGATCCATGGGGAGGGTCGATTGACATTCATGTCGATGAACGCATTTCAATGGGCACAACGGGCATTATCAGTTTGGGAAACACATGAGTTTGATGCTGAGCCAAAAGAACCTTTTATTCAATCGTTGAAGCAGCGGCTTGCTGTATTCAAGAAGGTCATAAGGAGAGTAAAGACGTGGTAG
- a CDS encoding class I SAM-dependent methyltransferase, which produces MDQALSMTEQIKIKNWFDSNYRRWGFTYLRPLQAYQIFGGILNPSKGDTHLDVACGLGLLLKVMSQRGAVCNGVDLSEEAVRRAKEYCPEASIQEANAEALPFADQTFNTISCIGSMERMLDREKALKEQMRVLRSDGKICLMVRNSEHFFWKYFWKPLGIQNNKGHQDALNLEEWTELFAGVGLKVEAIYPDHWPYYKVIRFLKPKRMINFSKVLRFPFSIRGAYEFIFVLKKA; this is translated from the coding sequence ATGGATCAGGCACTGAGCATGACCGAACAAATTAAAATCAAGAACTGGTTCGATAGCAATTACAGGCGATGGGGATTCACCTATCTGCGTCCATTGCAGGCTTACCAGATTTTCGGAGGTATTTTGAATCCATCTAAAGGAGATACCCACTTAGATGTGGCTTGTGGTCTGGGCCTGTTACTCAAAGTGATGTCTCAGCGCGGTGCGGTTTGCAATGGCGTTGACCTTTCGGAAGAAGCGGTCAGGCGGGCGAAAGAGTATTGCCCGGAAGCGAGCATACAGGAAGCAAATGCAGAAGCTTTACCCTTTGCTGATCAGACCTTTAATACCATTTCGTGCATTGGTTCTATGGAGCGTATGCTCGACCGTGAAAAGGCTCTCAAAGAGCAAATGCGTGTGCTGAGAAGCGATGGAAAAATTTGTCTGATGGTCCGGAATTCGGAACACTTCTTTTGGAAATACTTTTGGAAACCCCTTGGGATCCAGAATAATAAAGGCCACCAGGATGCACTGAACCTGGAGGAATGGACTGAATTATTCGCTGGAGTAGGGTTGAAGGTAGAGGCGATTTATCCCGATCATTGGCCATATTACAAGGTGATCCGATTTTTGAAGCCAAAGCGCATGATCAATTTCTCCAAAGTGCTCAGGTTCCCTTTCAGTATTCGGGGAGCCTATGAATTCATTTTTGTACTGAAAAAAGCATGA
- a CDS encoding glycosyltransferase family 4 protein, with amino-acid sequence MKLKDKQLVILTTHFGTNFSGGSTATCEIFSRLEQEFRGVTVIGTQLGVHPFKSLNFVKYNNWREAVTFVRQWIQQESVFYGDFYNAFLFLLARVPFYFTYHDNWPEMRQFGLKNRIRSLFYTTAYIRIFRSAKHVFSVSHHKAEFIRKFTDRVSVVRNGFSSIKAPTTEKTSNVLMAGNIDQRKYARALDLFRLLKQQGHIKVQIHIFGRVNDQVLADELSRFSFVRIMGFQEQVPYGDYAFLLHTSVMENLPITFCEALHNGLPVLAFNVGGSAEIIGANQGILVPPYSIERLAHAFVEMNKANEADFQCQVPTEYSWDVCSKEYLNIISTT; translated from the coding sequence ATGAAGCTTAAAGACAAACAACTGGTGATTTTAACCACTCACTTTGGGACCAATTTTTCAGGTGGTTCTACAGCCACTTGTGAGATATTCTCCAGACTTGAGCAGGAATTTCGAGGGGTAACCGTCATCGGGACACAACTAGGAGTACATCCATTCAAATCACTGAATTTTGTCAAATACAATAACTGGAGAGAAGCGGTAACATTCGTCAGACAATGGATACAACAAGAGTCCGTTTTCTATGGGGATTTCTACAATGCTTTTTTGTTTTTACTGGCCAGGGTGCCCTTCTACTTCACTTATCACGATAACTGGCCGGAGATGAGACAGTTTGGGTTAAAAAACAGGATACGGTCCTTGTTTTACACCACTGCCTACATTCGGATATTTCGGAGCGCAAAACATGTGTTCTCAGTATCTCACCATAAAGCGGAATTCATTCGGAAATTCACTGATCGGGTGTCTGTAGTGAGAAATGGTTTTTCTTCAATCAAGGCACCAACTACGGAGAAAACCTCCAATGTGCTCATGGCGGGAAACATTGATCAGAGAAAGTATGCAAGGGCATTGGACCTTTTTCGCCTGCTGAAACAACAGGGGCATATAAAGGTTCAGATACATATTTTTGGACGAGTCAATGATCAGGTCCTGGCGGATGAATTGTCTCGGTTCAGTTTTGTAAGGATCATGGGATTTCAAGAACAAGTTCCCTACGGTGATTATGCATTTTTGCTGCATACTTCCGTCATGGAAAATCTCCCCATCACCTTTTGTGAAGCCTTACATAATGGACTACCAGTGTTAGCTTTCAACGTAGGAGGATCAGCTGAAATCATTGGAGCGAATCAGGGAATTTTGGTGCCGCCTTATTCGATAGAAAGGCTTGCTCATGCGTTTGTAGAGATGAATAAAGCCAACGAAGCTGATTTTCAATGTCAGGTACCAACTGAGTATTCCTGGGATGTTTGTAGTAAGGAATACCTGAATATCATTAGCACCACATAA
- a CDS encoding methyltransferase domain-containing protein, whose protein sequence is MSNVSQLYDTLFSFESRKRKGVYPIHKSLYLDDRYADLLDWLMDQVKFSPQDRIFDAGCGTGYSLLKLARNVGVSGKGISLSKEEVAFARQQSQQLDLERQIAFEVASFDNPIAEKYDKVLAIESIKHVGDIEVVLDNLTESLETEGTLIIADDFVLEDVNVQLKQHKRFWQVPGFDKRERMVLCLEQKGFSVKQVDLSSYVTKRAKWLLSTLIFLVGLMLFFSPNQHRLKFEIYLGGLILEQLYNLRQVGYFVLIAEK, encoded by the coding sequence ATGAGCAACGTCTCTCAACTGTACGATACCCTGTTCAGTTTTGAGTCTAGGAAACGTAAGGGCGTTTACCCCATTCACAAATCCCTTTATCTGGATGATCGCTATGCTGATCTGCTCGATTGGTTGATGGATCAGGTCAAGTTTTCTCCTCAGGATAGGATCTTTGATGCTGGGTGTGGGACAGGCTATAGCCTATTAAAGCTGGCGCGAAACGTAGGTGTATCAGGCAAGGGAATTTCATTGTCTAAAGAGGAGGTAGCCTTTGCCAGGCAACAGTCTCAGCAATTGGACTTAGAGCGGCAGATTGCGTTTGAGGTAGCGAGTTTTGATAATCCCATTGCTGAAAAATACGATAAAGTGCTGGCCATTGAGTCTATTAAACATGTTGGTGATATCGAAGTTGTTCTTGATAATCTTACTGAGAGCCTGGAGACTGAAGGAACATTGATCATCGCCGATGATTTTGTTTTAGAAGATGTGAACGTTCAACTAAAACAGCATAAAAGGTTTTGGCAGGTCCCCGGTTTCGATAAGAGAGAGAGAATGGTGCTGTGCCTGGAGCAAAAAGGTTTTTCAGTAAAACAGGTGGACCTTTCCAGTTACGTAACCAAGCGGGCAAAATGGCTTTTAAGTACATTAATATTTTTGGTCGGATTGATGCTGTTCTTTTCTCCAAATCAGCATCGTTTAAAGTTTGAGATTTATCTTGGTGGGCTGATATTAGAGCAACTCTATAATCTTCGGCAGGTCGGGTATTTTGTCTTGATCGCCGAAAAATAG
- a CDS encoding lipopolysaccharide biosynthesis protein — MKFNGNSPQKAAMVYLILGMLPSGIKIFLLPVYINFLSPADYGILSILNVFAAAYGILGAFQMNIGVGVHFFKTEAKDAFEKTAISSTIILAFISFLFFMALGPVLFKYFFKIPELDFFPLGLMTLVTGLVTQVHLVYFVLLKNTYRLKELSIYSVSLLVLSSGLQFFLIVFMELNVMGSVLGGLIANAGVVVVLLFLNRKSLTFHVNYDILKGCLAVSLPMIPSVFINWVINFGDRVILEKYLTLHDLGIYTLLLNILGVSLLISQSLATAIRPMFFTYLNDPQENKSQLMGLDRNFTLISVLSSSAVMLIGFNLELIISDERYLSIIPFMSMAIFILLPKALVKLPRLAMAFKGKTGLISLFTFVNAAVMITLMLWLIPIGGITYALISMSIASAVELLLCYIIFYQLKIPNSAKASIIMVLASSILITGVCWIGLKMDWAYGIIGILQFMVALMIIVLIERKNLSISRITNMFNS, encoded by the coding sequence ATGAAATTCAATGGTAATTCGCCGCAGAAAGCGGCCATGGTCTACTTAATTCTCGGCATGCTTCCGTCTGGCATCAAGATCTTCTTGCTTCCAGTCTACATTAATTTCCTATCTCCGGCAGATTACGGTATCCTTTCCATTCTCAATGTCTTTGCAGCGGCTTATGGCATTTTAGGCGCCTTTCAAATGAACATTGGTGTAGGCGTCCATTTCTTCAAAACCGAAGCAAAGGATGCTTTCGAAAAAACCGCAATTTCCTCGACGATCATTCTCGCGTTCATCTCATTCTTGTTCTTTATGGCTTTAGGGCCGGTCTTATTCAAGTACTTTTTCAAGATTCCCGAGTTAGATTTCTTTCCTTTAGGCCTCATGACTTTGGTGACCGGACTGGTAACACAGGTCCATCTGGTCTATTTTGTCTTGCTGAAGAACACCTATCGGTTGAAGGAATTGAGTATCTACTCGGTTAGCTTGCTTGTCTTAAGCTCCGGATTACAATTCTTCCTGATCGTTTTCATGGAATTGAATGTGATGGGTTCCGTCCTGGGAGGCCTGATCGCGAATGCTGGGGTTGTTGTGGTTTTGTTATTCTTGAACCGAAAGTCGCTTACTTTCCACGTCAATTATGACATTCTGAAAGGTTGCCTGGCCGTCAGCCTTCCAATGATCCCTTCAGTTTTCATCAATTGGGTCATCAACTTTGGGGATCGAGTCATTCTAGAAAAATACCTTACACTTCATGATCTGGGCATATATACGCTACTGCTCAATATACTTGGGGTTTCCTTACTGATCTCACAGTCCTTGGCCACTGCCATCCGCCCCATGTTCTTCACTTATCTTAACGACCCTCAGGAAAACAAATCTCAATTGATGGGTTTGGATCGGAATTTCACCCTTATTTCGGTATTATCCTCTTCTGCAGTCATGCTGATCGGCTTCAACCTGGAGCTGATCATCTCTGATGAACGATACTTGAGCATCATCCCATTCATGAGTATGGCGATCTTTATTTTGTTGCCTAAAGCATTGGTAAAACTCCCAAGACTTGCCATGGCATTTAAAGGTAAAACCGGCTTGATCTCCTTATTCACTTTTGTGAATGCCGCGGTGATGATCACTCTCATGCTCTGGCTTATTCCCATCGGAGGGATCACGTATGCATTGATCAGCATGTCCATCGCATCAGCCGTAGAACTACTTTTGTGCTACATCATTTTCTATCAATTGAAAATTCCTAATAGTGCCAAAGCAAGTATCATTATGGTCCTTGCTTCGAGTATTTTAATTACTGGTGTCTGTTGGATAGGGTTGAAAATGGATTGGGCCTATGGTATTATCGGTATCCTGCAATTCATGGTCGCGCTTATGATCATTGTATTAATCGAAAGGAAAAACCTGTCCATTTCCAGAATCACAAATATGTTCAATTCATGA